The nucleotide window CAATCGGGGAAAAGGTAACAGGATCAATAGATATCAATGATGAGTATGGGCACAATTTATTAGTAGCAGACTTGCTTTAACCCCTCCCTGGCCATTGCTGGGTCACCTACAAAAATATGTTGAGAAGGGTTTAAAAGTAAAACTCTGTACAGAAGTCTGATGGACATTAGAGGATTGATGGTGGAGATGATCATTTGTGATTTGATGAATAAAAGAGAACTGTGCACAcagctccatggagaggggacgGGGCAGGACGAGCGAGCGGTTCcagcctaaggctatgtataATCGTCCATATCAtctgtccgataatcggctctgggctgaaagatcctttccaatgacaaatattgcacatgtgtttgTAGCCTAAGTAAGGCAATCTCCCTATCCTGTGGTTATTTCATTACTGTAACACAGTAATATTACAAAAGAAGAAGCATTTATGGTATAActcaaacacatttatttctttttataacttCCTCCATTCTCCGGGTCATTCCTGTGATCTCAGTGATCAGGGACTTTCCCTGTTATTCCATCCTTCACCAAATAGACCCATTATGGCCCTCTGTTTTGTATGATCTGTGTCCTTTGTACGCTAATCATATGATCCCGGTGTGAGTCACAATTCTCCGCCTCGCTGAGTTGTGTAAATAGCTCTGCTGCTCTCTGTGGGTTAGAAGCTTTTAGATTAACTCCGTTTCCTGATTTCAGTGATGGCGTCCTATGATCTGAGAGAGGAGCTGAAATGTCCCATTTGTTGGGAAATCTATATAGACCCTGTAAGCCTGAAATGTGGACACAGTTTCTGCCAGGATTGTATCACCCGTCAGCTGATCACACAGAAGGGATGCGGGTGTTATTCTTGTCCACACTGCAAAGAAGAGTCCAAGGAGTGGCCTACGCTACACAAGAATGTCGCCCTGTGTAACATATCCGAACACTTCTTATCCAAACACTCCCAGGGGAACAGACAATGCTCCATCCACAAACTGGACCTGACGTATTACTGCACTCAGGACGCTGCCTGTATCTGTGATCAGTGCTCAGAAAATGAACATCAGGGGCACCAAATGGAATCATTGGGTGAGGCCTCTGAAAAGAAGAAGGCGAGCCTGAAAAATGTTCAACAAAATCTCATAACAAAAAGAGACGAGATGGAGAATAAAGTTCAAAGTTTGCAAGGACGTAGGAGGAAAGTAGAAGAAAAAGCAACTTGTGAAAAAGACAAAGTTAGTGCTCTGTTCAAAGACCTCAAAGGACAGCTGGAGGACCTGGAAAAGGGAGTCCTTAAAGAAATCTCTATAAGCGCACAGAGGGTCTCTGCCTTGGTCTCTGATTTGATTGATCAGTTGGTGATAAAAAAAGGGGAGCTCTCCAGAAAATTGCGTGACATTGACCGGGAGCTGAGAACCATGACTGACCCACTGACTGTCCTGCAGGAATCAGAAATAGGCGACTTGTATAGCACAGATCAGAGTGGTAGTGAAGACATCCAGAAACAAGAAGGAATGGATTTAGATACAACCTGGATTTCACATGTGATACAAACAGGTGTATCCCATATAACCGGGATAGTGGCATGTTTCTACCTTAAGGAACCTGCGGACATAATGCTGGATGTAAACACGGCTCATAATGACATACTTATATCTGAAGACCTAAAAGCTGCATCCTATTCACCAAAACAGAATCGTCCAAAAACAAGAGAACGGTTCCAAGATTATACCCAAGTGATAAGCAGTCAGAGTTTCTCCTCAGGGCAACATTACTGGGAAGTGGACGTTGGAGAGTCGGAGTACTGGAGTATCGGGATGTGTTACCCCAGTATAGAACGAGGAGGATACCAGGCGCAGAATGAATGTAATAAGAAGTCCTGGTGTCTGCGCAGAAGTGGCAATTGGTATTCAGTGATACAGGACAATAAATGGATTGAACTGCCTGCCAGTATCTCCAGTGATAGACTGAGAATATATCTGGACTACGAGTCTGGTCAGATCTCCTTTTATGAATTCAGTAacccaataaaacacatatacaccTTCACTGCCACCTTTACTGAGCCTCTTCATGCTGCATTGCGTATCTGGAAAGGTTGCGTTAAAATATCCAATAGTGGAGAGTAAGAAATTATTGAGCTGTATGAGATTTACAAATCcttcatttctttt belongs to Pyxicephalus adspersus chromosome 2, UCB_Pads_2.0, whole genome shotgun sequence and includes:
- the LOC140323154 gene encoding tripartite motif-containing protein 60-like gives rise to the protein MASYDLREELKCPICWEIYIDPVSLKCGHSFCQDCITRQLITQKGCGCYSCPHCKEESKEWPTLHKNVALCNISEHFLSKHSQGNRQCSIHKLDLTYYCTQDAACICDQCSENEHQGHQMESLGEASEKKKASLKNVQQNLITKRDEMENKVQSLQGRRRKVEEKATCEKDKVSALFKDLKGQLEDLEKGVLKEISISAQRVSALVSDLIDQLVIKKGELSRKLRDIDRELRTMTDPLTVLQESEIGDLYSTDQSGSEDIQKQEGMDLDTTWISHVIQTGVSHITGIVACFYLKEPADIMLDVNTAHNDILISEDLKAASYSPKQNRPKTRERFQDYTQVISSQSFSSGQHYWEVDVGESEYWSIGMCYPSIERGGYQAQNECNKKSWCLRRSGNWYSVIQDNKWIELPASISSDRLRIYLDYESGQISFYEFSNPIKHIYTFTATFTEPLHAALRIWKGCVKISNSGE